One stretch of Pirellulaceae bacterium DNA includes these proteins:
- a CDS encoding PEP-CTERM sorting domain-containing protein, whose translation MKKLLCLPILLIGVSLLQAGETGAPLPLTNGSVDGWSGVTVLNGAGSIPAGESVSTVTYYAEASRASGEHHVQPLILKNVDGVAEIWGIGPVSNATDAGENSVSWGSDAIPDDGNDYFAGFWQYRDGFDDDAGGTVTFGGDGGSGMFQANRVGTDYTPAVGEVIESGHASGAGGRNYQINFLSVPEPTSLGLIGLAILPMIAMLRRRMKR comes from the coding sequence ATGAAAAAATTACTTTGCTTACCAATTTTGTTGATCGGTGTGAGTTTGCTCCAAGCAGGCGAAACGGGAGCCCCGTTACCCTTGACGAACGGTTCGGTCGATGGATGGAGTGGCGTTACCGTTTTAAACGGCGCTGGCAGCATTCCTGCCGGTGAAAGTGTTTCGACGGTTACCTACTATGCAGAAGCGAGCCGCGCTAGCGGTGAACACCATGTCCAACCTCTGATTCTCAAGAACGTTGATGGCGTCGCCGAGATCTGGGGCATTGGTCCCGTCTCGAATGCAACCGATGCTGGCGAAAACTCCGTCTCCTGGGGGAGTGACGCGATTCCGGACGACGGCAACGATTACTTTGCAGGTTTCTGGCAGTACCGAGATGGTTTCGATGACGACGCAGGCGGAACCGTCACTTTCGGTGGTGACGGAGGCTCAGGAATGTTCCAGGCTAACCGAGTTGGCACGGATTACACGCCGGCGGTTGGTGAAGTCATCGAGTCCGGACACGCTTCCGGTGCGGGCGGCCGCAACTATCAGATCAACTTTTTGTCCGTTCCCGAACCGACCTCGCTCGGTCTCATCGGCCTGGCAATCCTTCCCATGATCGCAATGTTACGACGACGGATGAAGCGATAA
- a CDS encoding ASPIC/UnbV domain-containing protein, which produces MGTSNSNPEGTAAAQFLSIVREGRSFSGNEPHCAFLNTGTQGFANVSSISGFDWADDGRAAALVDWDSDGDLDVWISNRNSPQLRFLLNQMQTTNHFLTICLQGVQSNRDGIGARVRVFTDQTATPISRTLRAGDGFLAQSSKRLHIGLGDATSIDRVEVTWPLGKQQTFQVTEVDRTLLFIEGDPAPHPIATSARKLLDSDPVKPIANQGDSEAMSFSMIRLPANHYQSSSGKLADLVEPQDRLTLLNLWAAWCQPCIRELEEFSQQSQALRALRIDIVALNVDDLLSSGAQQDGQSHQSQQLLKKMNFPFRAGQADAELLFKLQLLNDTIFESHAPLPVPSSFLLDRQGRVIAIYRGPVSVEQLVQDVGKLSAAKTTAAWRAASLPFPGHWIMPPRRRNLFEFVEELAKHGHLEQGRSYVEATPKMFLTHPRWQQLSRILSISSP; this is translated from the coding sequence GTGGGCACTAGCAATAGCAATCCGGAAGGAACCGCCGCCGCACAATTTCTCTCGATTGTACGAGAGGGCCGCTCTTTTAGTGGGAATGAGCCACATTGTGCCTTCTTAAACACGGGAACCCAAGGCTTTGCCAACGTCTCATCGATCAGTGGTTTTGATTGGGCAGATGATGGTCGCGCCGCCGCTTTAGTCGATTGGGACTCAGACGGCGACTTGGATGTCTGGATTTCCAACCGCAACAGTCCGCAACTAAGATTCTTGCTGAATCAAATGCAGACCACGAATCATTTCTTAACCATCTGCCTGCAAGGGGTCCAATCAAATCGAGATGGAATCGGAGCCCGTGTTCGAGTCTTCACCGATCAAACGGCCACTCCCATTTCGCGAACCCTACGGGCCGGCGACGGTTTTCTCGCTCAATCAAGCAAACGGCTGCACATCGGTCTCGGTGACGCAACATCCATCGATCGAGTCGAAGTCACCTGGCCATTAGGAAAACAGCAAACGTTCCAAGTCACCGAAGTGGATCGGACGCTGCTGTTCATCGAAGGAGACCCTGCCCCCCATCCGATTGCGACCTCTGCGCGCAAACTGCTCGACTCCGACCCCGTGAAGCCAATCGCCAATCAGGGTGATTCAGAAGCGATGAGCTTCTCAATGATTCGCTTACCCGCCAATCATTACCAATCGTCCTCGGGAAAACTTGCCGACCTGGTGGAACCGCAAGACCGCTTAACTTTGCTGAATCTTTGGGCCGCTTGGTGCCAACCTTGCATTCGAGAACTCGAGGAATTCAGTCAGCAGAGCCAAGCATTACGCGCCTTACGGATCGACATCGTCGCGTTGAATGTCGACGATCTTCTCTCCTCAGGTGCGCAGCAGGATGGTCAGTCTCACCAGAGTCAACAATTGCTCAAAAAGATGAACTTCCCATTCAGAGCCGGCCAAGCCGATGCCGAGCTGCTTTTTAAACTTCAACTGCTAAATGACACTATTTTTGAATCCCACGCCCCGCTGCCCGTTCCCTCGAGCTTTTTGCTCGATCGACAGGGACGAGTGATCGCTATTTATCGAGGCCCGGTTTCCGTCGAGCAACTCGTCCAAGATGTGGGCAAGCTGTCGGCAGCCAAGACGACGGCTGCTTGGCGGGCCGCCAGCCTGCCATTCCCCGGACATTGGATCATGCCTCCTCGCCGACGAAATCTCTTTGAATTCGTGGAAGAACTCGCAAAACACGGCCATCTTGAGCAAGGCCGCAGCTACGTCGAAGCGACCCCCAAAATGTTTCTGACTCATCCACGCTGGCAACAATTGTCAAGAATTCTTTCCATTTCGAGTCCTTGA